The Oceanidesulfovibrio indonesiensis DNA segment TGTCAGACGCTATAACGGCGTTTATCTAATGAATAACGAAGAGAAGCAAAAATTACTGAATGCAAAAACTGATTTGGATACTGACATGCAGCTTGATGTCACTGAAGCAGAAGATTTGATGGACGAGTTTTTTAAAGAATTTAATGTTGATAGAGGGAATTTTAACATAAACACCTACTATCCTGATGAGCCTTTTTCATGGAATCCATTCAAAAAATTCCCAGTGGCGATGGTTCCAGATTTCACTATTGGAATGCTTATCGAATCCGCAAAAGCGGGCGAATGGTTATACGACTAAAATGCAAGGAGCAATAGAATGGCCGTACCTGTACATCTTTTTTTAACTAATGACGGTGGCACAATGATATGTGGTTCCTGTGACGTTGCAAACAGGGAAGGAAGTATTGAGCTAAGAGGATTACAACATAACCTCAGC contains these protein-coding regions:
- a CDS encoding DUF1493 family protein, with the protein product VRRYNGVYLMNNEEKQKLLNAKTDLDTDMQLDVTEAEDLMDEFFKEFNVDRGNFNINTYYPDEPFSWNPFKKFPVAMVPDFTIGMLIESAKAGEWLYD
- a CDS encoding type VI secretion system tube protein Hcp, with product MAVPVHLFLTNDGGTMICGSCDVANREGSIELRGLQHNLSLPTDSATGKVTGTRQHSPFQFTKELDSSSPYMFNA